A genomic segment from Candidatus Pacearchaeota archaeon encodes:
- a CDS encoding AAA family ATPase translates to MIIKRIILENIRSYEKAEIEFPLGSVLLEGDIGSGKTTILLAIEFALFGLQPGKKGSSLLRNGEREGKVVLEIEVDGKNVIIERNLKASSKGVNQSNCFIIVDNEKKELSTTELKNLIIQILNYPKEFIKKTNILYRFTVYTPQEEMKQIILEPAELRLDTLRHIFGIDKYKRVKENLAIIGIKLREIIKNYEGQIMTLEEEKTKKEEKKKDIEKIRINLKEEELILKEKKEKRKNIEKEIEELTKKIKEKENYEKEAEKIRVMLIGKKEIFSSKEKEKEEIEKEITNLKLTKFSEEELFNKEKEKQSLEKEKEEKSKGYLEITGRINSIKLKIEEIKKQKDQISILKVCPTCLQEIKEEYKVYVINNFEYNIIQLKKELEEKETEKKILGKRIEEINKKIFDIEKEITNLKLIKIKLKDLEEKERKLEKIKKEISIIKKDIEMLDSQLKNLLEIVSSFKKYENLFDKKNSELKDALKEEKNSEIVIAELEKEIDLLLKIVKEIEKSIEEKMKLKEKLNYVKEIENWLSTNFLDLINFIERNIMLKLIEEFSKLFNEWFNLLVPENFSVKLDETFTPIIEQNGYTLDYDYMSGGERTAVALSYRLALNQILNSLHSKIKTKEILILDEPTDGFSEQQLEKMRDVFEQLKAKQIIIVSHENKMEDFVENIISFKKENGISKIEKKDIQ, encoded by the coding sequence ATGATAATAAAAAGAATAATATTAGAAAACATCAGAAGTTACGAAAAGGCAGAAATAGAATTTCCCTTAGGCTCTGTTTTGTTAGAAGGAGATATAGGTTCGGGAAAAACAACAATATTGTTAGCAATAGAATTTGCTTTGTTTGGATTACAACCAGGAAAAAAAGGATCTTCTCTTTTAAGAAATGGAGAAAGAGAAGGAAAAGTTGTTTTAGAAATAGAAGTTGATGGAAAAAATGTAATTATTGAAAGAAATTTGAAAGCATCTTCTAAGGGTGTAAATCAATCTAATTGTTTTATAATTGTAGATAATGAAAAAAAAGAGTTATCAACCACAGAATTAAAAAATCTAATAATTCAGATTTTGAATTATCCAAAAGAATTTATAAAAAAAACAAATATACTTTACAGATTTACTGTTTATACACCTCAAGAAGAAATGAAACAAATTATATTAGAACCAGCAGAATTGAGATTAGATACTTTAAGACACATTTTTGGTATAGATAAATATAAAAGAGTAAAAGAAAATTTAGCCATTATTGGAATAAAATTAAGAGAAATAATAAAAAATTACGAAGGACAAATAATGACATTAGAAGAAGAAAAAACAAAAAAAGAAGAAAAGAAAAAAGATATAGAAAAAATAAGAATTAATTTAAAAGAAGAAGAATTAATTTTAAAAGAAAAAAAAGAAAAAAGAAAAAATATAGAAAAAGAAATAGAAGAATTAACAAAAAAGATTAAAGAAAAAGAAAATTACGAAAAAGAAGCAGAAAAAATTAGAGTTATGCTAATAGGAAAAAAAGAAATTTTTTCTTCTAAGGAAAAAGAAAAAGAAGAAATAGAAAAAGAAATAACAAATTTAAAATTAACAAAATTTTCAGAAGAAGAACTTTTTAATAAAGAAAAAGAAAAACAATCTTTAGAAAAAGAAAAAGAAGAAAAAAGTAAAGGATATTTAGAAATTACAGGAAGAATAAATTCTATAAAATTAAAAATAGAAGAAATAAAAAAACAAAAAGATCAGATTTCTATATTAAAAGTTTGCCCAACATGTTTGCAAGAAATAAAAGAGGAATATAAAGTTTATGTTATCAATAATTTTGAATATAATATTATACAATTAAAAAAAGAATTAGAAGAAAAAGAAACAGAAAAGAAGATTTTAGGAAAAAGGATAGAAGAAATAAATAAAAAAATATTTGATATAGAAAAAGAAATAACAAATTTAAAATTAATAAAAATAAAATTAAAAGATTTAGAAGAAAAAGAAAGAAAATTAGAAAAAATAAAAAAAGAAATTTCGATAATAAAAAAAGATATAGAAATGTTAGACTCCCAATTAAAGAATTTGTTAGAAATAGTTTCTTCTTTTAAAAAATACGAAAATCTTTTCGATAAAAAAAATTCTGAATTAAAAGATGCATTAAAAGAAGAGAAAAATTCTGAAATAGTTATTGCAGAATTAGAAAAAGAGATAGATTTACTTTTAAAAATAGTGAAAGAAATAGAAAAAAGCATAGAAGAAAAAATGAAATTAAAAGAGAAATTAAATTATGTAAAAGAAATTGAAAATTGGTTATCTACAAATTTTTTAGATTTAATTAATTTTATAGAAAGAAATATAATGTTAAAATTAATAGAAGAATTCTCTAAGTTATTTAATGAGTGGTTTAATTTATTAGTTCCTGAAAATTTTTCTGTTAAGCTAGATGAAACTTTCACACCAATTATAGAACAAAATGGATATACTTTAGATTATGATTATATGTCTGGCGGGGAAAGAACGGCAGTTGCTTTATCTTACAGATTAGCTTTAAATCAAATTCTTAATTCTTTGCATAGTAAAATAAAAACAAAAGAAATATTAATTTTAGACGAACCTACTGACGGTTTTTCAGAGCAACAATTAGAAAAGATGAGAGATGTTTTTGAACAACTAAAAGCAAAGCAAATTATTATTGTTAGCCATGAAAATAAAATGGAGGATTTCGTAGAAAATATAATAAGCTTTAAAAAAGAAAATGGTATTTCTAAAATAGAAAAGAAAGATATTCAATAA
- the kae1 gene encoding KEOPS complex N(6)-L-threonylcarbamoyladenine synthase Kae1 produces the protein MKEKKEYFLGIESTAHTFGIGIVKEGKIIVNLKSSYKTTEGGLIPIESAKHHEEIKEKLYEEALKKANINEKEIKAIAFSQAPGLPPCLIVGMKFSKDLAKKLNLPLIPVNHCIAHLEIGSITNAKDPVLLYCSGANTQIISYAAGKYRVFGETLDLGIGNFIDSFARYIGIGFPGGPIVEDLSKKYREKEKKEYILLPYTIKGMDFAFSGILTNLKQKIQTKKYTSEQLSYSLEETAFSILIEATERAMAHLNKSELLLGGGVVCNKRLQEMAKIMCEERNAKLFIPSNELLVDNGAMIAYLGEIMYNAGVKYEGKEIDKIDILPRQRADEVNVVWKK, from the coding sequence ATGAAAGAAAAAAAAGAATATTTTTTAGGGATAGAATCTACTGCTCATACTTTTGGAATTGGAATAGTAAAAGAAGGAAAAATTATTGTAAATCTTAAAAGTTCTTATAAAACAACAGAAGGTGGATTAATCCCTATTGAAAGTGCAAAACATCATGAAGAAATAAAAGAAAAACTTTATGAAGAAGCACTAAAAAAAGCTAATATAAATGAAAAAGAAATAAAAGCAATAGCATTTTCACAAGCTCCAGGTTTGCCCCCGTGTTTAATAGTAGGGATGAAATTTTCTAAAGATTTAGCTAAAAAATTAAATTTACCTTTAATACCTGTAAATCATTGTATTGCTCATTTAGAAATAGGAAGTATAACTAATGCAAAAGATCCTGTTTTACTTTACTGTTCTGGAGCAAATACACAAATAATATCTTATGCAGCAGGAAAATACAGAGTTTTCGGAGAAACCTTAGATTTAGGTATAGGAAATTTTATTGATAGTTTTGCAAGATATATAGGAATAGGTTTTCCTGGTGGTCCAATAGTAGAAGATTTATCTAAAAAATACAGAGAAAAAGAAAAAAAAGAATATATTCTTTTGCCATATACTATAAAAGGTATGGATTTTGCTTTTTCTGGTATTCTAACAAATTTAAAACAAAAAATACAAACAAAAAAATATACTTCAGAACAATTATCATACAGTTTAGAAGAGACAGCATTTTCAATTTTAATAGAAGCCACCGAAAGAGCAATGGCCCATTTAAATAAATCAGAACTTTTACTTGGCGGTGGTGTTGTTTGTAATAAAAGATTGCAAGAAATGGCTAAAATAATGTGTGAAGAAAGAAACGCAAAATTATTTATTCCGTCTAACGAATTACTTGTAGATAATGGAGCAATGATAGCTTATTTAGGAGAGATAATGTATAATGCAGGGGTTAAATATGAAGGAAAAGAAATAGATAAAATTGATATATTACCCAGACAAAGAGCTGATGAAGTTAATGTAGTTTGGAAAAAATAA
- the infB gene encoding translation initiation factor IF-2 — MTKIRQPIVTIVGHVDHGKTTLLDSLRGSNIVEKEAGRITQKIYFSLFPLERIKEICPIIEKKNIKLEIPGLLFIDTPGHAAFTNLRKRGGSLADLAILVIDINEGIMPQTSECLQILKENKTPFIIALNKIDNLSGWKKRDNDIKKNIESQNYITKNEFDEKFYSIVSALQFYNFDADLFYNIQDYTKKVAICPISAKSFEGVPELLLTLCGLCQKFLKKQLELKEDAKGIILEVKKEKTINYLEAILYDGKLKTGDEIAIASFDKPIITKIRTIEEIIPLENKFKSVNETNAATGLRLHLTNMEGILAGMPFCLLNKKITEIEKEFNLELKKIETDKQGIIIKAESLGSLEALIFLLKQSNIKILKAGVGNITKNDIILAKTNEEKDPLNSIIVGFNVSIEEDALDMSKEVKIILGDIVYKIIEEIIKSREEKQKEIERKKLMELTSLCKLQILHQYVFRNSNPAIFGVRVLYGKLKIGTFLIDDNNNEIGRVKSIQKEKNSLQEVSSGEEVAISLPGLNFERQLKNINFLYSELTEREFKKFKENKHLLSEEEIRILQEIASIKRKEKITWGV, encoded by the coding sequence ATGACAAAAATAAGACAACCTATAGTAACTATAGTAGGACATGTTGATCATGGTAAGACTACTTTACTTGATAGTCTAAGAGGGTCAAACATTGTTGAAAAAGAAGCAGGAAGAATAACTCAAAAAATATATTTTAGTTTATTTCCTTTAGAGAGAATAAAAGAAATATGTCCTATAATAGAAAAAAAGAATATTAAATTAGAGATCCCTGGTTTATTATTTATAGACACTCCTGGTCATGCAGCTTTTACAAATTTAAGAAAAAGAGGCGGTAGTTTAGCAGATCTTGCTATTCTTGTAATTGATATTAATGAAGGAATTATGCCACAAACTTCAGAGTGTTTACAAATTCTAAAAGAAAACAAAACTCCTTTTATCATTGCTTTAAATAAGATAGATAACCTAAGTGGATGGAAAAAGAGAGATAATGATATAAAAAAAAATATAGAATCACAAAATTATATAACAAAAAATGAATTTGATGAAAAATTTTACTCTATTGTTTCTGCTTTACAATTTTATAATTTTGATGCTGATTTATTTTATAACATACAAGACTACACAAAAAAAGTTGCAATATGTCCTATATCAGCAAAATCTTTTGAAGGTGTTCCAGAATTATTATTAACTTTATGTGGTTTATGTCAAAAATTCTTAAAAAAGCAATTAGAATTAAAAGAAGATGCTAAAGGAATTATTTTAGAAGTAAAAAAAGAAAAAACAATAAATTATCTTGAAGCAATATTATATGATGGAAAATTAAAAACAGGAGATGAAATAGCAATTGCTTCTTTTGATAAACCTATAATAACAAAAATAAGAACAATAGAAGAAATAATTCCATTGGAAAATAAATTTAAATCTGTAAATGAAACAAATGCTGCAACAGGATTAAGATTACATCTAACAAATATGGAGGGTATTCTTGCGGGTATGCCTTTTTGTCTTTTAAATAAAAAAATAACAGAAATAGAAAAAGAATTTAATTTAGAACTAAAAAAAATAGAAACAGATAAACAAGGAATAATAATAAAAGCAGAATCTTTAGGAAGTTTAGAGGCACTTATATTTTTACTTAAACAATCCAATATAAAAATTTTGAAGGCGGGTGTAGGAAATATAACGAAAAATGATATTATTCTTGCAAAAACAAATGAAGAAAAAGATCCTTTAAATTCAATTATTGTAGGTTTTAATGTTTCAATTGAAGAAGATGCTTTAGATATGTCAAAAGAAGTAAAAATAATCTTAGGAGATATTGTTTATAAAATAATAGAAGAAATTATAAAATCAAGAGAAGAAAAACAAAAAGAAATTGAAAGGAAGAAATTAATGGAACTCACTTCTTTATGTAAATTACAAATTTTACATCAATATGTTTTTAGAAATAGTAATCCCGCAATATTTGGGGTTAGAGTTTTATATGGAAAATTAAAAATAGGAACTTTTTTAATTGATGATAATAATAATGAAATAGGAAGAGTAAAATCTATACAAAAAGAAAAAAATAGTTTACAAGAGGTTTCAAGTGGAGAAGAAGTTGCAATAAGTTTGCCTGGATTAAATTTCGAAAGACAATTAAAAAATATTAATTTTCTTTATTCTGAATTAACAGAAAGGGAATTTAAAAAATTTAAAGAGAATAAACATCTTTTATCAGAGGAAGAGATTAGGATATTACAAGAAATTGCGTCAATAAAGAGAAAAGAAAAAATTACATGGGGGGTATAA
- a CDS encoding zinc-ribbon domain-containing protein produces the protein MSSGGSCRDLRKYIDDPKVEEAFGVLVSGKRGYKTIIEKSPKVLRCSNCNKILDDDVKFCPECGTKVIKEDSKK, from the coding sequence ATGTCATCTGGAGGCTCTTGTAGAGATTTAAGAAAATATATAGATGATCCAAAAGTAGAAGAAGCTTTTGGAGTTTTAGTTTCTGGTAAAAGGGGTTATAAAACTATTATTGAAAAATCTCCAAAAGTATTAAGATGTTCTAATTGTAATAAAATCTTGGATGATGATGTTAAATTCTGTCCAGAATGTGGAACAAAAGTAATAAAAGAAGATAGTAAAAAATAA
- a CDS encoding TatD family hydrolase: MIYDIHCHLDLYENEEEVKKVIENARKNKVKCIITNSVDLTSCKKNLEYTKKYIDIVKLAVGFYPKDALERENEDIEKRKKRQKESFENLEEFALKNKKYVFAIGEVGLDLYKGKNLEEQKELLKKELILAEELNVPVILHSRKAEKEIIEFTKDFKCKKILHCFNGKFSLIKNALSLGYYFSIPTNIVKLEHFKEMIKILPKEKILTETDAPYLSPYAGKKNEPSFIKETIKVIAKVLDLSEEETEKILWNNFVKVFDYKNTK; this comes from the coding sequence ATGATTTATGATATACATTGCCATTTAGATTTATATGAAAATGAAGAAGAAGTGAAAAAAGTAATTGAAAATGCTAGAAAAAATAAAGTTAAATGTATTATAACTAATTCCGTAGATTTGACGAGTTGTAAAAAAAATTTAGAATATACAAAAAAATATATAGATATAGTAAAACTTGCTGTTGGTTTTTACCCAAAAGATGCTTTAGAAAGAGAAAATGAAGATATCGAAAAAAGAAAAAAAAGACAAAAAGAATCTTTTGAAAATTTAGAAGAATTTGCTTTAAAAAATAAAAAATATGTTTTTGCAATAGGTGAAGTTGGTCTTGATCTTTATAAAGGAAAAAATTTAGAAGAGCAAAAAGAACTTTTAAAAAAAGAATTAATTCTTGCAGAAGAATTGAACGTTCCGGTTATTTTACACTCAAGAAAGGCGGAAAAAGAAATTATAGAATTTACTAAAGATTTTAAATGTAAAAAAATACTCCATTGCTTTAATGGTAAGTTTTCTTTAATTAAGAATGCACTTTCTTTGGGTTATTATTTTTCTATTCCTACTAACATAGTAAAATTAGAACATTTTAAAGAAATGATTAAAATATTACCAAAAGAAAAAATTTTAACAGAAACTGATGCTCCTTATTTATCTCCTTACGCTGGGAAGAAAAATGAACCATCTTTTATTAAAGAAACCATAAAAGTTATTGCTAAAGTTTTGGATTTATCTGAAGAAGAAACAGAAAAAATATTATGGAATAATTTTGTTAAAGTCTTTGATTATAAAAATACAAAATAA